ctgaaacattccatatgccattgatacgttccaaAGTAttgcatctgccattgatatattccgaaatatttcatatgtcattgatatccgAAATACTCCTTATGCTTTGAAATATACCATATGCTATGGATATACTTCTTCTGCCACTGATATGCACCAATTAGCCCTTACTTCattattatgaacaaaacatacatcgaatgaaatgacattgtaactcTGCATTTGTcgagtggctatctttgaactcttgtatctctgcattgtattttgaaatcttatttgttcgaaattatcctctttgttatggatatgttagtcacttactaacctttatatgctcactttgttgctatataatttttttcaggatagtttatcgctcgctaaaatatataaattgagttgaggcaatggaaagctagaaggttttgagGCAAACCTTTCAtacttgataagttgatgttgtataagttccttttgtgtgtatcaatgacgaatctagattgatgtatcttgaaaatatttgaaaagtaccattCATATAGGGATTTTGGGAATGCTAAGTTtaaattatgtaatgatataaatatatgatatatgttggttttatgattgtataaattatcatgcttatggatttatgatgtggttatggtttagttgagttggtattggattttgtgaatcattaagtgatatgatggtatgataataaactacataggttttataAACAGTGGATTATAAAGGTGAATTATGACTTGAACGTTTTCTCAATGTCcttaaatgtgtgattggatcttgaAATGTATTGTTgttgattaaaaaattcaaaggGCGTGACAAGTTCGTAGCTCGCGGTGGCATCTACCAACTGATCTATCCTCGAGAGTGGATAGGGGTATGCTCAGTTGAgatcggtgtagtcaacacacatcctctagCTTCTATTGTGTTTCTTAACAAGGACTACATTTGATAACCACCGAGGGTATTTCACCTCAGCTATGAACTCGGCCTCTCTAAGGCAGTCGACCTCATCACTGATCACCTTTTGCTGGTTGGGGGCGAACTTCCTCGGCTTTTGTTTCATTGGTCGAGCCTCAGGGTGGATGTTGAGGTGGTGTTGGGTCAACTCCCGGGTTGATCCCGAGCATATCTCTTAAGGACCATGCGAACACATCAGCATTTCTCTTTAGGAAATCGATGAGTTGGAGCTAGTTTGCGTCAGGGAGTGTTGTCCCAACTTTCATGGTCATGTCGGGTAGGTCCCTCTTCAAGGGTACCACAACGAGTTGTTCGGGCGGCTCTAGGTGCGTCAGTGTCCTGGCTTCCTCATGGGGATCCGAGGCTTACTGGGGTCGCGACTTCTCGGAAGGGTGACTACTGTAAAGTAGCACCGCCTTGACTCTCTAGGATCGCTTCGGGATTCCCCGATCCCTACTGAAGTCAGAAATTTGACAGCCCAGTGATAAGTGGAAACCATCGCTTTTAGTTTGTTGAGTGTCGGGCGaccgaggatgacgttgtaggccgagggaaggttgactaccatgaaggtagtcatCATTGTCTTGGCCCTCGATTCTTCCCTGATGGTAATGGGGAGGATGGTGGTCTCGAGTGGGGAGATGGAATCCCCCATGAAGGCGTCGAGGTATAGTATGTCGACAGAGCTCCCGGTGTCGACCATCACTCTTTTCACCCAAGCATTGGCGATCgggatggagatcaccaaagcgTCATCGTGATGGGAGCGTTCGACCTCTTCGACTCCATAGGTGATTTTGGGTTCGAACTTGGGTCTAAGATGCTTTTCCACCATGCTGCGGGCGTAGACCTTCCTTATCATCATGCTATTGCCACCGGTAGCCGATCCATCGGTGATGACATCGATTTGTTTCTCGATGGGACCCCTGGGGTGCAGGGATGCCTCTCTTGGTTCCTTAAGGTAGCGCCCGAGGTGACCTCTCCGGATCAACTCCTCAATCTGGTTTCGGAGGTCATGGCAGTCTTCTGTATCATGGTCATAATCTcaatggaacctgcaatatttagaTCGATCCTTGTGAGTAGCCTTTAAGGGATTGGGTTGTCGCAAGAGGCCTTTCTCCCTGATCTAGAGAAAGATCTCGATACGAGAAGTGTTTAGAGGTAGAGGTGGGGACCTCGGGAGTAGTTGCTCGGGTCGGTCGGGCCTCCTGTGAGGTTACGCTGGTGGTGCCGAAGTTATTCCTCGGGCCTATTCCATCCTCGGCCTCTTGCTATCCTCGCACCTTCCCACCATCAGGGCTTCGGCGGCAATGTACCAGTTGGTgcattggagcatctcggggatagTTGCAGGCGGCTTCTCAATCAACAACCAGAAGAACCTCGAGGGTCTTAGGCTCATAAAAAATGCTTGCATGATCAGAGAGGGATGAGTGTTTGGGAACCCCCGGATTTTGACGGCAAAGCACGCCACAAATTTGGAGAGTGACTCATCTTCGCGTTGGGATAACACGAGCagtgtggccatggaaggcctgggtcgTACACTAGCTAGGAAGTTTTACTCAAACTCCCTTGCGAGCTAATCAAAGGAAGAGATCGAGGATGGCCGTAATCGGTTGAACCATGCCCATGCTGGTCCTCTGAAGGTAGTCGGGAATGCCTGACACATCAGGGTGTCGGAGGTGCCATAAAGGGTCATTTGAGCTCGAAACGCAGTGACATGCTCCGTGGGGTCGGAGCCGCCGTCATATGTCTCCAACGCTGGGAGTATGAAGTTGAGTGGCATAGGCTAATCCTAGATTTCCTGGGCGAATGGGAATCCACCTGAGCTGCTTTTGCCCGTCTCGCCGCATGACTTGTGGAATTTTCACTGGAACTCATCTAAGCGATGGTTAACTACGAATAGCTAGACCCCGAATGAGTCATCCGCCGAGTCCAATGACAAGGTGTCAGGCTCTGGGAGGGATGTAGCAACTCGGTGAGGTGCGGGCACGCTTTTCTCGGAAGACCTCCTGGGGTTGCAATATGCTCTCGGGCTTCTTCGGTCCTAACTTGTTCCTCGTTTGGCCTCTGTGGAGTCGAGGAAGCTACTAAGTGCACCATCTGTGGGATGAGCGGGACAATCATTTTCATCATTCCTATCAAGGTCTATACTTTCCAGGCTAGGTCGAGGAATGCCTTGGGCGAAACAATCAAGGGTCATGCAGCATATCCGGGAGGGAAAGCCTTGGATCATTAAACAGATGCTAGTAGCGCTCTGGCGTCGGAACCGGAATGCCCCCGTCCCTAAGGACAGGGAGGGGATGATCGTCGAGTCCAAAAAGGGGGCAGTCAACTGATAGTTCTCCCTCGAGGGAAACTCCTGTGAGGTGCTCCTACGacatcggccctccttctagcgtcaaaatGTTAATGAACGAGTGTATCGTGACTGATGTATCAGCACGGTTTGGTCCACGAGTCGATATCAGGAGTTCACGATTGGTTGGGCGAGGCGTCAAGGTTGATTACGTCCGTAAGTCGGGGTGTCGATGCCATCTGGGGGAAATGCCTCTCGTTCGAGACGTCGACTCCATCTTCGAGGAGAGCGTCTCTCGGTCGAGGGAGTCACACTTCGGGGGACGATCGCACTCCTGCACAAAAGGCACTCGTCGGGGGGTTCTCGACTTTGGCCTCTCGACGGTTAAGTTAGTAAttggttttcttctttttttatcctcCCCTGGCCTGATGTCGGTCAGAGGCTTTTATACTACTTATGCGAGGATCGGCTATACACGGGTTTGGCGCGACAGTCGATCCCGAGTGGAGATGTGGTACCTTCGTACGGTCGTCGTCCCGGAATACGCGGAACGGTGCCAGGCGACGCGCCGTCCTGAGCCTTCCGAGACGGGACGTACCGACGGATGCCTCGGCATGGCTTCTGTCTTGGTGTGTGAAAGTCCTCCCTCAAGCTGATGTGGCAAGGACACGAGTGGTGATATGGCTGGAGtcgaaaatatgccttatcatatTCCGCTATGAATCCTGCGTATCCAGAGAAACTTCATCGAAGCCATGGAATCAGGAGTATCCAGAGAAACTTCATCGAAGCCATGGAATCAGGAGTCTAAGGAATACCACGAGATCCGGTATGGATGCCTTCTTTCAAGTATAGTCAGCCACATGAGACAGAGACGTGTTAGTAGATCTAAAAAGACAAACGAAACTCATGCACCTATGAAATATAGCTAAACAACCATTAGAATGCCATATGGTTTtaacatttttaaaatatttccaaTCACAACCGTCTTAGCATGCCATATAGTTTGAGAAAATAATCTTGCAAGTTACCAATTATAACCTAAAGTGTGTGAAAATTTTGGGAAGGTCGAGGCGAGAATGTCGTAACTTTCTTGCAATGATTCAATGAAGCTTTCTCTGTTTCAAAAAAGATAAATGTCTGAAAATACAATAAGTCACACATAATTTACGAAACACTGTAACTAAATACAAATTACAGATGTGACTCACCCACCCTCACTCCCTAGATATGTACCACAGTCATCAGTCATCACACTGGTCATGACTAGTGATGTGAACTAAAGAGGTCTAATAAATCATCATGATCATACTaatccttatcatgataaatactAGAAAATGCAATAAGTTGGATAAGTCTCTCTTGGCACTTGATAGGAAGCTAGACATGTTGAACCTGGCTTAGTTAACCTAAAACACCCAAAACCCAACTCCACTTAGTTCGGAGACCTAAACTTTTGATCGAGATATGACACTAAAATAAATTTTGACATCTAATAATAAAAAGACTTATATAGATGCAGAAAGTTACATTCTGGGCCAACCCAGACGTTTGTCCTagatctaaaatataaaaaaggaaaaaattgtaTGTAATAGTAAACCTTGAGTTGAATAAAAAGAGTGCTTCAAGATGAGGTTTGAGAAGAAACATCAAATAATAAACTCATGTTGAAAGGAGagtgatggtaaaataagttagCATTCATGATTTGTCTAATTGAGAAATTACATTATATGATAAAATCATCCAAAAACATAAACCTTTGTTATAGATCTAAAATATGGAAGGAGAGTGATGGTAAAATGTGTGGTGTGTATTGTGAGTGTGTTTGtgttgtatgtgtgtgtgttatttggtgttgtgtgttgtttgttatgtatatatgtgttgtgtgtatatatgtgctGTGAGTttgtttgtgtgtatatgttgtatgtgttatatatatatccgATAGAACAACTTAAAAGATAAAAAAGTATCGCTAATTTTTTCAAGCTTGTTGCAAGTTCAAAGTATTatttgtacaaataagaatccccttctgatttcttcttcatatatatagatataggaTCTATGAGACAATTACTTAGAAGTACAGTATAAAAACCAATACAATAAAGGAAGACAACATAAGAGCTTAAGCTAGCCCTCATATGTCAACCATATAAAAACCAATACAATAAAGGAATATAACAGTAAaagtattcatatatctctccaaaCTCAGCAAAAACAGAAGCATCAATAGATATTCATCCAAAATTACTCTTTTAAGAGTACAAGGAAGATCTAAATAGGTCTCCCCTCTTAGACACAATATCCTTTACATGAATCCATCTAATGTTACTACAAATTGCCTCTACTTCATAAAAGGAAGATTTATTAGTAGGATGTAATGATCAATGAATGATAGTATATATACAAAGAGTGGGAGAGGGAGTGAGAGAGAAAAACAAAACATAAGACGTTAAAAACCTCTATCTGTTTAAAATATGCATATCGTCCCAAAAGTGCCACATTGAGTTGTCAACTTCTTTGAGAaagaacaaataaataaaaacacaaTGCTGAAGAGTTGACTATTAAAACCATGGACACTCAAAATTGCTCCCTCAAGATCTGAACCTCTCGATTTTTATTCCGTACAAAAAGAACTTTTGAGACAAAaatacatcaaaaaattctcatttATAGGATGAATAATGTTTTCAACAAGTATAATTATGTCTGAAACTTCAGATGACGATGATCTTTCATTTCAAAGCAAATATAATGTTCAATCCCAAGGTGGATGATCATCTTGACTAGTTCGTGGTGGTTCAGGTTTCCATTCTGGTTTCTCATCCCAGtatatgtcatagtatatgtgGCCAGGGtcacggttctccacgcaacaccACATTCCGACGTATCTCTTCATGCGATTTCTAAATTTTACTTCTCTTGCCTAAATCAACTCATCACGTTATCATCTAGAACAAAATAGTGATATAGAAAAGGAATttttagccaaaaaaaaaaagtatgataatgcttacctcatcattgaacccTTGGAAGGCATTCGCCATGGATGAAAAGTGCAAGACTTTGATATCTTTGTACTGGGAGAATACTTGCATGTACTGTAAGACAAATTGGCAAACTATTTAGCAAAGCTTCTGAACTTTTCTGGAGTACATCAGTAAAAGCTTCAAGCATCTACCCTTTTCatggaaaaaaaaatacaaaataatcATATCCATGTGTCATGACCATGTCTGATTAACTATAAGACAAAAAAGTAACAAAGTCCGTTAAAAACACAAAAACACGTTTCTAGAGCTTGTAAGAAGAAACCAGTTCTTTGCTCTGCTTTTTGGCATTGTATCAAGAGGCCTTAGAAGAACACATAGAATATGGACAACAATAGAAAGTCAAAGGTTTAAGGTTCCAAGACTagaatactaagttgtctgcTTTCTAACTGAACTTTGCTTAGTTAATACCATTAGAAAATGTGCTCCCACCAAATGAACAGACAATCTCATCCTACCACCATTATTATGATCTTAAACCATTAcagaatcaaaatttaatcattagaTGTATGTACCATCTGCTCAGTGCTATTTCTGGGAAATTGGATGAAACCACGGCTAGTTATTCCATCGGATATATTGCATCCTTTGGAATGTGCATCACAAAGTTGAACATTAAGTAATGATTCCTTCACCTGAATCCATAATAAAAAAAGGTTATTGGGATTGAAATATATGTATGAGCCACTGAAAAACTGTACGAGCTGCTAAGTATTGCATATTGATacaataatatttttacatgtTTGGGCACTGATGGATTCTGCAAGAATGAGTACTCCCTGAAATGAATTTGTGGTCCAAACTCTTCTTCAGAAAGGCCATGGAGCATGGTATGAATCTGCAACGGTGAATCAACTCTAATCAGATGATCGAAATTGTGGCAGCAGGCATAACAATTATAACATGCAAAAAACAGTTTACATGCagtggaagaagaaaaaaacaagcAGTGAGATGCTGTAAATATAATCAAGCATATACTTCCATTCACAAAAGACTGTCCTTTTAAAATAACTAATTAATACTGACAACAAAGACTAAAAAAATTTATTCCCAACCATTATAGATGGGATTGCTAATGgatctcctctttgttgctatgcTCGGTATCAAGATTTTAAATACTGGTCCAATACAAGTTTTCAACATTTGATCTGACCATTATGGTACTGGTATATCAAGCAGTGTATTCTTTGTTACATTGTTACCAAATGAAAAGaagaaattgaagaacaaaaacaacGTAAAAATGGATAAAGCATAGAGATTAGAGAATACCTATTTTATCGAATCTAAAGAAGATAAAACTACACTCTATGATCAAAGGACGAACAGAAATTGGTATCAAAATCAATTGGTTGAAGGAGaatgaatgaaatgtttcgggAAAATACAGTACACAATCAATAAGTTGAGCATGTGCAATCAGCTTAATTTGAATCGGAGAGTAAAAACTGATATGACAAACTGCAAAATTATTGTACATGACATCTTATAAGAAATTTTCCTCATGGAACAGGAGACCTACCTGCAAAATTATAGCAATTGAAAGAGATTTAGTCAACATATGTTTTCTTAGAAGTTAATTGTAGCAAAgcaaaatattttttcaataattacAATTTCCAAGAACTTGGTTATCCGTTTAAGTCAAACGAAGCTAAGGAGACTATAAtgcatattaatatttaaatttcaaTGCTAAGGATCAGTTTTGTTTTggaa
The window above is part of the Musa acuminata AAA Group cultivar baxijiao chromosome BXJ1-1, Cavendish_Baxijiao_AAA, whole genome shotgun sequence genome. Proteins encoded here:
- the LOC135679687 gene encoding uncharacterized protein LOC135679687 gives rise to the protein MIRKVYARSMVEKHLRPKFEPKITYGVEEVERSHHDDALVISIPIANAWVKRVMVDTGSSVDILYLDAFMGDSISPLETTILPITIREESRAKTMMTTFMVVNLPSAYNVILGRPTLNKLKAMVSTYHWAVKFLTSVGIGESRSDPRESRRCYFTVVTLPRSRDPSKPRIPMRKPGH